CCCGGCGCCAATGCCATCGCGGTGCGACGCGATTGGACCTTCTACGCCGAAATCACCGACGCCCTGGGCGGCATCCAGGCCGGCACCGTCGCCCTCACGATCAACGGTCAGGCGGTCACCCCGACCACCAGCGCCATCACCAACGGCTACGCGGTCGCCTACACCCCCGGCAGCAGCAGCGGGTATGCGGAGCGCGTCGCCATCGAGCTGTCCGGCACGGACGCCGACGGCAACACCGTCAGCAGAATCTGGTCGTTCGTCGCCGCGACGGCCCCGGGCGCCACGGTCACCGACAGCACCCCGCCAAACGTCGTCTGCACCCGCGACATCGGTCTGTCAACCGCCGAAGCCGATGAGCAGGTCGGCGGGGTCAATGTGATCTGGCTGGAGGATATCGCCGGGCCGTTGGTTGTCACCGATGCACAAGCCGTGGCCGTCGGCACCCTCGCCATCGACGAAGTCACCTACCATCGCCACATCCGCACCATGACCGTCATGCCTGCCGACGCCAACGGCCTGCCGACCCGCGACCTGCGTACGGGCCAGGTGGTCACCATGACATGCCCCGCCATCGGTATGACCGCGCAAAAATGCGAAGTTCTCGCCATCCAGCGCAAAATCGATGATCAGGACGATATCACCTTCACGCTGCAAATCGCCTATTACGAGGCCGTCACATGAGTCTGAAAAAACTGCGCAAACGCCTGGCCATCGATCAACGCAATATCCTGATCGGCACCGTCCTCCGCGACGGCACCCACACCGTCCGGATCCGCACCAGCAAAGGCGAAATCCGCGACGCCCTCAAACCGGCCGCCACCACCTACAACACCGGCGCCCGCCTCGAATTGCGCACCGACGGACGAAGCCTGCAGGTCACCGGCGAAGCCCCCCTCGCCGACCTGGATGGTGAGGTGGTGTATCAGGTGTGACCATACGAGGCTTTGTGCTTGACACCAAAACGGTTATCGGGTACAAATCCCCGTACAAAATACAGAGGTTTTTGCCATGTTTTGGCCCGTTTTTGTAGACCAAAACAGAGAAAATCACTTGTAAAAACAAAATGTTAAATCAATTACTAATTGCCACCCTAGCTCAGCTGGTAGAGCAGGTGCATAGCTAAAAAATGACAAACGCTGCATCCCTTCGGGTTTGCAGCGTTTTTTTGTTTTTTTTGCTACAAATATAAATTTTGTTAATTTAAAAATTCGCGTAACTTGTTGTTATTATTGTTTTTTGACTTTGTAGACTTGGCGGGGTCCGGCGGGCTTTTGCCTCTCTGGCAGGTGGATTCTGGCGATATTGTCGCCGTTTTCGTTGCGGGGGAATCGATAAGTGATCAGGGCGTAGGTCGGGAAGATCCTGATCTGCGCAATGAGTGAGGCGATGACTTCGCGCTGTTCGGCCTGGTAAAGATGGTCGAAGGCCTGCCGGGTGATCTTGAGAGCGTCCCAGTCGGGGGCGATGGCTTGTGCGGAAAGGAGCCCGGCACGTTTTTGATTAAGGGTCCCGATGGTGTTGTCGATCTCATTTCTTTTTTGGCGGACGTCTGCGGGGCTGAGCAGGCCGTCGGCGACGGCTTCTACGAGGCGCTGTTTTTTGGTGTGACACTTTTCGATTTCGCGATCGATGTCGGCGAGTTTGCCGGGTGTGTCATCCGAATCTTGTCTGGCCTCCCATGCTCGCTGCAGTTCGGCGGCTTTTGACAGAAGGCCAAACAGGTTGGTCAATACTCTCTCCTCGAGGATGTGGGTCGGGATCATGCGGCTCTGGCATGCGTCGCTTTTGTCTTTGTGCCGGCAACCGTAGTAATCGAGGCGGGTTCCGTCGACGCGGGTGCGGCCGTTTTTCCATGCGCGGTAGGAGTGTCCGCAATATCCGCAGGTGAGGATATCGAGATTGCTGAGCATGGCGGCGTATTGTCTGCGCGGGGCTTTGCGGCGGCTGCCGCGGTTGCGGCGAATCCGCTCTGCTTGTAAGTGGTCGATAACGGCGGGCCATTGCCCGTCGATAGTGGCCCCGGAGTCGGGATCGCGGCGGGCGCCTTGATACATCAGGAGCCGATCGTCGCTGATCGCCCGGCGCACGGTAACGGATGGTATCCCTACCCTGTCGGCGACTTGGGATGCGGGGTAGAGTTCGGCCAGGCGCATCATCTTGCGAAAGGTCGGCATTTGATCGGGATCGACGATTAGCCCTCCGGCCCCGCGGTCGTATTTGTAGGGCATTGGTGGGTTTCCGGACAGCCATTTCCCGGCGCGGTAGGCTTCTGCCCTGCCCTCGGCCATCCTCGCCTGCAATACCTTCATTTCTACGCTGGAGAAACCGCCCTCCATGAGAAGTAGCATCCAGTCGCTATGTTGGGATGGGTCCAGCTGGCGTGATGGTGTGGCGAGTTTTACACCGTGTTGTGAGCACAGGTACAACCAGGAGACGTAATCTTGCAGACTATCATCGCGGCTCAGGCGCGATAGCTCGATGACCAGGATCAGGTTGATCTTTCCGGATCGCACGTCGCTCTCAAGGCGGGCGCGTTCGTGCAGTTCTTCGACCTTGCCGCGGGCCGCACTGGCGTGGCCGTCGTCGTAGATTTCAACCTGCCAGCCTTGGGCCAGGGCATATGCTGGCAACTGCTCGCGCTGGACGGTGAGCCGGTGGGAGGGTTTATTTTTATCTTCGCGGGATTTTCGGATATAGACTGCTGCGATCATGGGTTTTTGGTCTTACTCTTTGTCTTCACCTACATCAACAATCATGGCCTGAGTTACTTGTCCGTCAATTTCTTTCCCGTTTATTCTTAGAAAAATTGGCGATTTCCCCCACTCGGCATCTTTTAACTCTTTAAGGTGGGCGGCCTTGCGAAAAACCCATTTATCTTCGAGTGTGGCAGTAAAGATTCGCCCGTCTTTTTCCGACTTCACCCCGATGTAAAAGGCCTCAGGTTTGGAGGAATCGACCTTTTGAATACGATACATGCCGTTAAGTTGGGTCTTTATGCTGCGAGTTCGAGTCTGTCTCACAAGTTCTCGGACAACGTCTTGCGAAATACTGTGCCCGCCGATTTCCAGATGATCGGCCTCACTTGCTCCTTTTAACAGCTTATTAATTGTGTCTTCTGCTCGTTCATATGCTGGAACCAATACGGGATTTTTTTGCATAGCGTCAGCAAAGATTTGCATACGCTTTGTTTCTTGTTCGCTCAAAAGAGAGGTCATTTCGATTTGCTTTTTCTGGCGCACATGATCAAGGTAAGCTTTGGTTATGGTGACCCCACCCCAAATCAAGGCACCTCCTAGAACAACGGAGACAATCTCTGTGCCAGTCATTTTGGTAACCGCTCCATTGGCAAAAGTTTCAAGTGCAGATTGCAGGTCAACTTGAAAAAAGGATGAGCCTTTTTCAACTTTAACAACAATTTCCAGCTCATTGCGTTCGGCTTCGCTAAGTGCTCTAGCTGTTGATTTATTGTAACGCATTTGAGCATATGTTCGGTTAAGATTTTTTTGAAGATCGATAAAGCTCTCCATAACCTTAACGGTCAAGGATGAGTTAAATTTATCGCCCTGCAGCTTAAATTCCAAAACCGGCCAACCGTCAAATTCAATTTCAACCAGCCCTTTTGTCAAGCCATCAGTGACGGATTCTTTTAAAAATTCCCAAGCATCTTCTTCGTTTGAAATAGTGAGAGTTGTTGCCACTGGTTAATGCTCCTTTTAATAACATTCCACATTATCACTGTTCATTTTTCATTTGGTTAGGACAACAGTTTTTTCCCTAATCAGTTATCAACATAAATCCGTTCGACGGGGTATTTTGTAGAGGGAAACTCGACGGTCATGTGTACGGATTCGCCTTGTTTCATCCGGCCGCCGTCCACTTCGACGCAAACTTTTTTATTATTGCCCGTCACTCCGCAAACGGTTTGTAGCAGCGAGGATCGAGCGCCGGATCTGGCCAGGGTGATGGTGATGTTGGCGGAGCTGGCGCCGTAGCCGTTGCGGTACATCTGATTGACCTTGACGCGCCAGACGTCGTTGCGATGGGCTATGGCCGGGGTGGCTAACAGTATCAGGCTTGCGATAATGATCAGTTTTTTCATGGTCCTACCCTTCTTTCGCTAGAAATACTATTTGCATTCTGCCCCGCCGAGAACTTTCCAATTCTCTCCACGGACGACAGATCCGTAATCAATAATTTCAATGCGTATAGACTGACCGGACATTCCATGCTCTGCCAAAACAAGGCAAACATAATCTGCAAACCCGTCGCGCTGGGAGCCATTGTCAAAAACGCCAATTTTCAGGAGGAAATCGGTAGCCCACATGGCGTCTTTTACCTGCGGTTCCTGGCCGCTTTTTAAGTATCGAAGAACCTCTTGCCGCTGCTGTTTTTGATCAGCATGTACGGTAGATAATGACATGGCTATAAAGAGTGCCACGACGAAAAAAACCATGCGTTGCATGATGCCTGCCTTTCTCCAAGTGGATTTAACCTCTGCCCCTAAGCGCCTCCTGCGTCTCTCTTATCCTTTTAATCATCCTCAACGCCCTATCTCGTGCTGCAGACCGCAATATGCGAAGGCAAAAAATAACGTCAGCTTCCTCGTTTGTTACCTCTAGCTGCATGAATCCCTCCATGATGTTGACGCAATGCTAATTCAAAATCATGGGCGATTATTAAGGCAAAAGATAAAAAAATATAGACTTTTTAATCTGTTGGCGATCCGCTATTCTTGAGGGTTTTGCTTGCTCCGCTGCAGCAGCCACAGTTCGCGGAGGGTGTCCATGACATCGGCGCGATCCTGTGGATCGAGCTCGCGCATAAACTCCACCATCATGGCTTCCTGCTGGGTCAGTTTGAGAGGTTCGGTCGATGGATGCCCTGCCGACCACTCGATATCACAGGCCCGCACCAACTCGGACTCGTTGGTGTCGCTGGCGGCCCCCGATGGGCGCATTTCTCCGTCGCCGGTTTTTAACCAAGAGAAGCTTACACCTGTCAGCTCGGCTACCTTCGCAATGCTCCCATCTGGGATTTTTTTTCGCCTCTTCCACGCGCTCCCTGCGCTGTCTGAAAATCCCATAGATTCAAGCATTTGGGCCATATTCTTGGCCCCTGTCGCCTGAATCATTCGTTCAATTATCTGCAAAACACCGGACATATGTTCGCTTTTTTTGTTGACACCTGACAGATGTCAGGTTACTGTTCCAAGCACGAGGAGGAAACACCCAAAACCCTAAACACGGAGGCGGAGATGGCGACAGTCCAAAGCAGTGCATGGAGCAAGTTTTTTGGTGAATCTCTACGAACTCCCGGCGCCGCCTGTTTTTTACGCCGGTTTTTCTCCTATGCCGAAAAGCGATCCGGCGATGGTTGCGATGACTCCGGGCGGATCGTATCGGAACTCGGCCAGTAGTTTTTCAACCATGTCATCGGGGACCTGCTTGCTCATGCCGGTTTTTACTTTCGCCGACATGTTCTCTTTGGCCCATGCCAGCAGCTCAGCCTCTGGTTTGCCAAAAAATTCGGAGAACACTTTG
The genomic region above belongs to Syntrophotalea acetylenica and contains:
- a CDS encoding helix-turn-helix domain-containing protein; the encoded protein is MSGVLQIIERMIQATGAKNMAQMLESMGFSDSAGSAWKRRKKIPDGSIAKVAELTGVSFSWLKTGDGEMRPSGAASDTNESELVRACDIEWSAGHPSTEPLKLTQQEAMMVEFMRELDPQDRADVMDTLRELWLLQRSKQNPQE
- a CDS encoding recombinase family protein, with translation MIAAVYIRKSREDKNKPSHRLTVQREQLPAYALAQGWQVEIYDDGHASAARGKVEELHERARLESDVRSGKINLILVIELSRLSRDDSLQDYVSWLYLCSQHGVKLATPSRQLDPSQHSDWMLLLMEGGFSSVEMKVLQARMAEGRAEAYRAGKWLSGNPPMPYKYDRGAGGLIVDPDQMPTFRKMMRLAELYPASQVADRVGIPSVTVRRAISDDRLLMYQGARRDPDSGATIDGQWPAVIDHLQAERIRRNRGSRRKAPRRQYAAMLSNLDILTCGYCGHSYRAWKNGRTRVDGTRLDYYGCRHKDKSDACQSRMIPTHILEERVLTNLFGLLSKAAELQRAWEARQDSDDTPGKLADIDREIEKCHTKKQRLVEAVADGLLSPADVRQKRNEIDNTIGTLNQKRAGLLSAQAIAPDWDALKITRQAFDHLYQAEQREVIASLIAQIRIFPTYALITYRFPRNENGDNIARIHLPERQKPAGPRQVYKVKKQ